Genomic segment of Candidatus Protochlamydia amoebophila UWE25:
CTGGTATTTAAAGGAAATACTTCATAATAAAATTCAACTTTCCCAACAAAATCGACAACCAGTTGCTTATTGTTTAAATAAATTTTTTGCAAAGACCCTAGAAGATTTAAGAGATTAACCGCTTGATTTGAAGAAATATGGAAAAAAGGAGAGGTCGTAGTTTCTAGAGAAGGGGAACGTCCTATGAGTTTGGTTTGATAGTTAACCTCTTCTTTAAAAAGGGATGTAAAAATTTCTTTTTCGCGATCTTGTTGAATAGACGCTTTCCATTTGGCTAAATTTTTGGCTAAGGGATAATGCAGGCGATGATGATAACCTTCTTTTATCACTTCTGTTAATTTAAGAGTCAAAAATCCGGTTTTATTCATCTCTTCAATGTCTAAAGTGTAACCGATTTCATTCATGAATAAAGCCCTGATTTGTTATAGTGTTAGAAAAACAAACAAAGATACTGTTTTCTTTTCAAATTTTCAACCTTCGGACGATCTTTTTAAAGGAACATTTTATGACAAAATTAACCATGTGGCAAAAGCATTGGGATGAAGCTGAAAAAGAATGGGACCAAAAAGCTCAACTAGCAGCTGAAAAAAGGCCCATAAAAAAATTGACAGTTTTACCCGATATGGTTGGTATGACTGAAGAAACAGCTAAGTATTTAAAGTGGAAAAGTTTAAAATGGATGCTAACAAAAGATCATGAAAGAACTATTCTGAAAGGATTTTTGAAGCACCCTTTTAAATATGGGTGGGCTTTTTTGAAATCTTGTTGGCAGACAAAACCCTATAAGAGAGAAGGGGATTTTTTTCTCTATGGAGTAGATTCTGTTGACCAATTTCAAACTCTTTTAGAAAATCCGTCGGCTATTTTTGTTTTAGGATTTTCTTATTGTCATAAACCTTTTGAATGTCCGTCTGGTCGCTTTACACCCGATTGTATGCGAGATGCCTCTCATTCTGTTTGCCAACAATGCTTTATTGGTAAATCAGTCAATGCCATCACTTCAAAACAAACCATTCCTTTATTCATTCCAACAATTCATTATATTGGAGGAAAAATCTTTGAAATTGTTCATCAAAATCCTGATAAACCTGTCATATTTATCATTACGGCTTGTGAAATGACTTTAGAAATGTTTGGAGACTGGGGAAACATGGTTAACCTTAAGGGACTCGGCATCCGATTGGACGGCCGCATTTGCAATACCATGAAAGCCTTTGAATTATCTGAAAGAGGGGTCAAACCAGGTTTGACTGTTATTTTAGATGAAACACAAAAGAAAATTTTATCACTTCTCAAACACCGTAATCTCTCAATGCCTACCTAGATGTTTTGAAAATAAAAATTCGAATTTTTTTTGACACGTGTTATGAAATTTTTTTTCAGCGAATAAAAGTTATTTATCTCCTGTTCCTTTTGTCAGATAGTGCGGACATTGACACCATTTTGGACTTCATTGCTTTCAAAGTAAAGGGGAACATAAAAGTAGTTGGGCAAAGCAAAAGCAGCTGTGTGAGAGATATACAGAGAAAGAAGAAGACAAATAAGCGCTTACTAACGTTGAAACAAACAGAGATAAGAGAGCGCTGATAAAACTTAATTTTGAAAGTTTTTTTATCATTGTCATTTTTACTCTTGAAAATGGTTTGATTAGTTAAGCAAACAAATTTTTAGTGTGTTTTGGAATAGGGAGGCTGAATTTGTCTGAAAATTTTCAGCTGATACAGAAAATCATGAATGACTGTTAGGCCATAAACTTTATTGTTTACTTGTCAAATCATCTTTAAAATAGTGATGCCGTTTTCGAAATGGCTTGTGAACATCTTGATGATGATAAGGCCTGACGCGGGGAGCATTTTGGCAATCCGTACAGCAACAACCTAAAAATTTCTCTACGCAAGTTTGGCAACACAGATACAGGTGGTTGCAGTCCATATTTGCGCAGTTGTAATAAGTTTCATTGGACGTTTGGCAATGATGGCAAGATCCAATGACAGGGGCTGGTTCTTGACTAATCGGAATGGTTAAACGATCATCAAAGACAAATAATTTTCCGAGCCAGTGTTCACTTCCTTGTTTCAAGCCATAGTTAATGATTCCTCCCTCTAATTGATAAACCTCTTTAAATCCTTCTTTTTTGAGCAAAGAGGAATATAGTTCACATCGAATGCCCCCTGTACAATACATCATAATAGGAGTTTGTTCAGGGTTGACTTGCGTTTTAAGATTTTCTGCGTATTCTTTGAATTCACGGAATGTGTCACAAGGAGGACATTCGGCTCCATCAAACCGACCTACCTGCCATTCATATTCATTTCGCACGTCTAAAAGAAGCGGACGTTTTTCTTTTTCTAATAATTCTTTCCATTCGAGAGGGGAGATATGTTGACCTGTTTGATTCATATCTACATCTTCATCGAGAGCGACAAGTTGTTTGCGATACTTAACGGTTTGTCTTGGAAATACATTTTCGTGATGAGAATGAATTTTAAATGGCATTGTTTCAAAAAGAGGATTTGCATGAAGCCACTTCATATAAGCTTCTGCATCCTCTCGTTTTCCACTCATTTGACCGTTAATGCCTTGTTCGGATAAATAAATTCGAGAAGTAATATTTCGGTCTTTAAAAAATTCTTTGTGGGCCTTTACTTCTTGATGCGGATCTGCAATTGCAGTAAAATGATAATAAGCTAAAACGAAAAAAGAAGGTTCTTGAGCCATGCAATTCACTCTTTAAAAACATTGAATAATATTTGATTATTTGTTTGAACTTTGCATCACAACTGCAGTTGCAAATTTATTGTAAACCGAAATCTTGTTGATTTTCGCTCATCCATTTAGCGAAAATAAATAGCCTTTTCTAGAAGCACAAGAAAGATTAATAAATAGCTAGAAAACCTTGCGTTTATCAAGAAAAAATTCAAACTATAAACAATAATTATAACGCATTTAGCCGTTTATTTCAAGTAACACTGTTTTTAAAGAATGACAATCTTTATACCCTCTGGTATAGACTAAATTTTGTTTATTTTAATAAGGAGTATTTATGTCAGACAAGCTTGTTCATTTAAATGATGATAA
This window contains:
- a CDS encoding rhodanese-related sulfurtransferase, which translates into the protein MAQEPSFFVLAYYHFTAIADPHQEVKAHKEFFKDRNITSRIYLSEQGINGQMSGKREDAEAYMKWLHANPLFETMPFKIHSHHENVFPRQTVKYRKQLVALDEDVDMNQTGQHISPLEWKELLEKEKRPLLLDVRNEYEWQVGRFDGAECPPCDTFREFKEYAENLKTQVNPEQTPIMMYCTGGIRCELYSSLLKKEGFKEVYQLEGGIINYGLKQGSEHWLGKLFVFDDRLTIPISQEPAPVIGSCHHCQTSNETYYNCANMDCNHLYLCCQTCVEKFLGCCCTDCQNAPRVRPYHHQDVHKPFRKRHHYFKDDLTSKQ